The Candidatus Obscuribacter sp. region GAATTTGATGTAGATTTAGTGGGTCATTTGCCCCGGCTTGGCATCACCAATCTCTCCGATTTTTCACTTATCTGTCCTAATCTCAAACTAAGTGGACTGGTGCATAAGTGCAAACTAACTGTGGACGAAGAAGGTACAGAGGCGGGTGCTGGTGCGGTATCATCTGGAGGCTTTGGTAGCCCACTGAAGATGCACATAGATAGACCGTTTTTGCTCAATATTGTGGACGGTGGCAGCAATCAGATTCTATTTTCTGGAGCTGTGGTATCGCCCGAGTTGTAAGCGAGGCTTAAGCACTAGTACTTAACGGCCAGCTAAAAAAGCTGTTTGTCTTGAGCTCCAGTGTACTTCTTTGCCGTCTTTGATCAGGTCTTCGTGATATTCAAAACTCGACATTTTGATTATATTCAAGTCCTTAAAAGCCTCTTTTAGTAGCTTTTGTACTTGCTCTTCTGTCATCGGTGTCTCTACTGCTGTAGGCAGACACTCTTTTGTGTCTAAATCAATTAGGCTGCGGTCTGTTGTTATTTCTATCTGGCAGTAACCGTTTTTGCGCACACCGCGGGCTAGTTCACTTAGCAAGCGCGTGACTTTGTTCAGTCCCTGACAATGCTCTATAACCGAGATTGCCAAAATCAAATCGTAGCTCTCAGGCTCGATCACTACGCAATCATTATCGATTACTCTGGTATTGATATATTTGTCTACACCATATCTGGTGCTGTTTTGCTCAAGCAAATCGATTGATGAGTCGAGCACATCAAAGCAGTCAATTTGAGCGATGATTTCGTTTGCTTGCAGATATTGAGCTAAAGGCACGGCATTGCGTCCTACGCCAGCACCGAGATCTAGTATTTGCAAAGGTTTTTGATTGGAGAGGAGCCGCCAGTAAAGCCGATTTTTAGCAGCCAGAGACATCATGTCCTGGTCTGGTCTGGCTAACCAGCTATCGCTATCAAACAGAGCGTGCCTGGCATAGTAATCTTCATGGTAGGCAATGGTTTCTTGTCGGGCTTTTTCTGGCATAGGGTCACCGTTAACTGTTTGCAGCCATATAGAGCGCGCCTCTGGTCTTTAGCTCAATATGGTTGCCCAGGCTGTATTGCTGAATGATGCGGCGCAAGCGGCTTTTGTCCAGGTCTTTGAGGCTTGTGTCGTACCAGTTGCTAAAGGCAAATGTGAACGCTTCGGCAGTGACACCACAATCGGGAAAGACGAAGGAAAAATCAGTATTGTCGTGGGGCAAAAGTTCTAAGTTGAATTGACCGAAGACTTCTTTTAGTGGCATCTCGTAGAGCGTACCAGGTTGCATCTCGCGGTCACGAGACGGGATAAAGTGTCTGGCTATGCGGTCATAGTCGCAGTCGCCGTAGAGTGCAAAAACAAAAAGGGTACCGCCTGGCTTAAGCAGTGCTTTTGCTTGTTTGAGGGCGGCCGTGCGATCTGGCACCATATGCAGCATCCAGGGCATGACAATGACATCAAAGCTCTTTTCGCCAAAGGTGGTCAAATCGGGCTCGGTAATAGACATTTCTTTAAAGGTGAGATTGTCTATATTGCTTGCACTGGCATAGTCAGTGGCAAAGTCTATAAGACGTTTGTCGATGTCTATGCCCATAACAGACTTTGCCAGGTCGGCTAGTTTTAAGGCCAGGCGACCATTGCCGCATCCCACCTCGAGGATATCTTGACCCTCAAGGTTTTTATGCCTTTGCATCATTTTGACTTCCGCACCAGACACTGCAAAAAAGTTAGTCCACAATCTCATCGACTGCAGGTAATCTTTAGCAGTGCCTTGTCCCAGACGTCTAGCCTGGCGAATGGTGCGGTGCATTGTTTAGCGCTTAGCCAGAGCTGGGCTCTTGTCACTAGCCGAGCTTGTCGGTTTGAGACCAGTTTTTTTTAGTGCTTGCTCGTAGGTAAAACTGGTATCAACACCAGTGAGCATGTCGCATTTGTAGTAGTCGGAGTACCAGCGTTTGCAATCCCAGTCAAAAGTCTTGTGCAGTCTTTCGAGATAGTTTTGCCAGTCGCGTTTTCTTGATTTCCAGAGTTTGACTATTTCAGCAAAGGCAATTTCTTGTTCTTTCAAAAACTGATTGATAGCTTCTTCGTCGCCTTGCTCAAATTTCTTGAGATTGGTGCTGTAAGGGATGGTGCCCAGATATTTGTCTTTACCGACGCGCTCCTGGATATATTCGGCGTCTTCTAACCCGTCCACTTTGTTGCCCACTACATATGTGCGCTCAACAAATTGAGGGGCAATTTCTTTGAAGTCTAAAAAGACTTGAGTCGACTTTTCGGTGGGTTCAAGGACAAAGATATTGAGGTCATAGGCAAACGAAAGCGATGTGGCGACATTATCTGTGCCGGCAGTGGTATCAGCCACCACCAGGTCCTCGTCTGTGTCGAGCATATGGTGAAATATGCCTGCCAGACTCTTCAATTTTTCGTGGTAGCAAGAGCCGCCCACATCTTCTTGCTGATAGGTGCCTACTGTCAAAAGAGCGATATTGCCTTCTTGCATAGCGTATTTTTGTATAAACGGATCATCTTTTTGGGCAGTGATGAAGTTGCTACCTGCTGCCGGTGGAGTGGTGCCGATCATTGGTCTATCGCCCAGGTCTGTGCGATTGCCCCTGAGATAGTCGGTTACTTCGTCAAAGTGCAGTCCTAATTGTTTGACTTCACCTTTGAGATTGAGAGCGCTTTTGAGGTGGGCGTTGACGTCAGCGTCTACGGCGACGACAAAAGGATTGCGCGCTGCCAGATACTGGATAAATCCAGCGGCTGTGGTGGTTTTGCCAGCGCCACCTTTACCTAAAAATGCAATTCTCATCTATTTACTCCTTATCTCGATGACAGATGCTCAAAGCTCTGTGCTGCGTTTAATTTGTGGGGTTGTTTGTCATTGCATTGTCTGCAAGTGCCAAATATTTCCAGTACGTGATTGCTTACGGCAAAGCCGTAGTCTCTGTATATCTCTTCTTCTAAAAGCTTTTCTTTTAGTATTTGCCCGCTGCCGTTTTTAGCAGTGTTGCTCATTCTGGTGTGTTGATTGCAAGATTTACAGACCAGATGATGCTGTTTTTCGCCTGGTCTGACCATTTCGTCTTGCTTCTCTTCGTTGCGCACTAGCTCCTGGACAAGACCCAAACGTGTGAGCAATTCTAGCGAGCGGTAGACAGTAGTCAGTCCGGGCGCTGCCACTGGACTTTTTAGTTTCATTCTAAAAGCTAACTCTTTAGCCGAGACAATTTCTCTAGCTTCGCTAAGCTCTTGTAAGACCATTTTGGCGCCTTTAGGTAAGGTCTTGCGGGTGCCTGTAAGACGACTTGTGATCATTTTGCACCTCCCCCGCAGTTTGTGCCAATGTCAATTGCCTTGAGTTCACAAGCGATGGTCTCGATTATCGGACCGGAGAGGTTTTCGGGATAGCCATAGAGTTTTATTACTGATTCAGTCTGGCCTGGTAGTGCATTTTGTTCCACCACTTCTGGTTTTAACCATTGCAAGGTGAGGATATCGCCAAAAAGCGCAGAGCTACCCTCATAGTATCCGTATAGCGGCAAGTAACTGTGGAAAACAAACCCAGCTTTTTGTAGATGCTGAGCTAGAGGGAGAGCTTCGCCGTTGTGAGCGGGGATGCGCACCAGGATAAATCTTTTGTCTTTGGCTTTGAGATCGCTTATGGTCTTATCGATAGAGGCACTATCAAAAACAAAATTTTGTTTGTAGATGATATAGCTATGACCAAAACCCTCTTTCAGTTCAACATCAAAGTCGCTCTCAGCGCTGGTTTTACTATCTTGAGCCGGACCGGGCTGAGTAGTCAGGTCAGATTCACTTTTAACTGTGCGGTCCAGAGTGTCTTCAAATTGAAACAAAATTGACTCTACCAGTGCTTTGTAGCGCTGTGGTACATAGCTGACACGGCTTGATAGCAGGTCTGAGACGATAGTTAATTGTTTTTCGTCGAGTCTTTGATAGGTCGATGAAGCAGAGAATCTGGCCTGGGCTTCTACAACTTTGTGTTGTACCAGGTCGATGCTATCGCCAAGACCTCGACCGAGATTGGCTCTCAGTTGTTTTACTCGACTGACCAGTTTGCCTTGCAGTCTCACCACCCATAGTACCGACTCCGGATGGTCCTTAAAAAACACCCGGGGATACTGACAAAAGCCAAAGCCACAGATGTTTTTGTAGCCAGCTCTGATATGTGCTGCTTGTGAAGCCAGACTGTGGGTAACAAGCTCGGTGGCGTTGACTGTAAAGTCGCTTAAATCCACAAGATCGCGCAAGCCCTGCACAATTTTAGAGCCCAGTTTGAGTCCGCGGCTGGGCATTGCTACTGCCATGCTATTAAATTCGACATGATAGGGGCTCAGTCGATCCATGACCATTGCACCAGCACAGGGCTGCTGTTCGCCGCTTGCGTCTACCGGGCAGGCGATGGCAATTGTGCGCTCACCAGCACTGATTGTGGCTTCCACGCCTTCTAGTGTAAATAAATCGCTATCCGGATAAGCCTCATGACCAGGGGCTGACACACCGCCAGCGCCAAGCGCGCTGACATACATGTTAGCTATTTGGGCTGCGTATTTGCCATCATCTTTTGCTACAGCAAAGACTTTGACCGTTTCTACTGGTTTGTCTTCGACATAAATAGACTGATTGTTGTTATCTGTTTGTGTGGCTTGAGTCATGTTTCATTCTCTTCAGGCAGGTTGTGCTTGCAGTGAGTAGGCATTTTGCAAAAGCCTGGCCAGATTGTGACCATTGGCGCCGGTGACATTGCCACCAGGATAGGTACCAGCTCCACAGATGTAGAGGTTTTCAAAGGGGGTGTGATAATGAGGATAAGTAGGCAGAGTGCGGTTTTCAAAGCTAAAGTCCTGAGACATCGGCATATGCCAGCAGCTCAGACTCAAGTTATTAAAATGCGATTTGAGTTTATTGGGTGAGACTATATACGAGTCAATAATCAGTTCACCAAATCCAGGTGCATATTGACTGATGATATCAATGACAGTGGCGCTCAAATGAGCATCGTCAGTTTCAGTCCATTCTCTTAGTTTTTGGGCGTTGTCTTTATCCTGGAGATAGGCCGGGACAAAGTGCACATCGACAGTCAGCACTTGTTTTTTCTTGTCAGTTTCTGCCCCGTAGACAAGTTCGTCTTCAAGAGTGGGAAAGGCCATAGTCAGCATCAAGTCTTTTGGCAAAATGCCTTTTGGTACGGTGGCACTGGCTTTAATTACTTGATCTACTTTGGGTGCAATAACGAGTACACCTTTGTGATTGTGACCGATTGATTTGAGTGTGGTTAGCTCAGGCAAATCTTTGAGCAGATAGTGCAGCTTGGCTGCTGAGACTTTGGGCTGATTGGCTCTGAGATAAGCCTGGATGCCTGAGGGCACATACTCGGGCTCAATTAGTTTTAAAAATAGAGTGTGCAGATCGCTAGCGCATATAACGATATCAAAATCGTGCTTTTGACCGTCAATGGTCTCTATCTGTTTGACTCTCTCGCCTTCGATTATTAGTTGCTTGACTGCCTTGTCTGTGAGTATTTTGACGCCATTATTTTTGCAAGACTGCTCGACTGCTTGAGTGACTTTGCCCATGCCGCCTTTGACCTGACCCCAGGCACCAAATATGCCAAGAGTGCTGGCTGTACCATGATGGATACAACCAAAGACCGAGCCTGGTAGGTTAGCAAAACCAGGAGTGCAAGTAGCTGCTACTGCCTTAAAGGAGTCAGCACTAAAATACATACCGGCCAAATCCAGTAGACTGCCTTTAAATATCGTGCTAGCTATTTTATCGAGACCGGCTTCTAGCAATAGTTTTTGGTAGTCGTCGCTATTGATTGGTTTGAGGTAGCGGGGATTTACTATCGCCGCAGCTTTTTGGATGTCGCCCCAAAACTCCAACCAGCCTTTTTTGTCTGCCTCAGTCAGCCCTTCCACATGCATGGCAGCAGAGCCTTCACGTGGATAAGAGACATATTCACCATCTGGCAACAGTACGATTTCGACTGGATCGGTCAAATAGGGTTGCATGCCAAGCTCAGTCAAGTTGAGTTCTTCGGCGATTTCGGGGCGCATCATGCCAAAGTAACTGGCTACTGACGATACCGATATATCAGAATTTGCAAACGGTTTTTCGTTGACACAAAGTCCGCCGGTTTGCTTGTTCTTTTCAAATACTGTCACGTCAAAGCCAGCGCGCCCCAGATATGCAGCTGCGACCAGACCGTTAATGCCGGCTCCGATAATTGCTACTTTTGTCTCGCTAACGCCTTTCATCTACCTACCCTGTGCAACTGGCCAGTACATCTACAAATTGATCAACATCGTCTTTATCGTTATAGAGGTGCATGCTCACTCTGATAAAGTCATCCTGGCTTTCGGCTTGTTCACTCAAATAAGTGCAGTGATCGCCAGAGCGTACAAAGATTTTGTCTTCATCGAGAGCAAAACTAAGGTCTGATGAGCTTAGTTGTTCAAAGCGAAATGACAATATGCCCCAGCCGTGGAAGCAGCCGCAGATGCCAATGCCAGGGGCAAATTCAATGCCAGGTAATTCTTTTAGTCTTTGCCAGAGATAAACTGTCAGCTCGCTAATATGGCTCTCTATATTGTCGATGCCGATACTGTCGATATAGTCCGCAGCCTTAGCCAGAGATAAAATTGCCGGGATATTTTGGGTGCCACTCTCCAGCAATTCAGCCATATTATCGTGCTTTATCGTGTATTGGTCTTGACCGAGTGAGGCTTTACTCTTGCCACCAAGTTTAAAAGGTTTGATCTGTCCATTTAGTCTGGGGTTGATATAAAGCACACCAACACCGGGGGCAGCAAACATTTTGTGACCACTAAAACTAATAAAGTCGACTGGCAAAAGCTCAGCATTTACTTCGGTATGACCCACTGATTGACTGGCATCAAGGCTGATTACGACATCAGGTCCGACAATTTGTCTTATTTCAGTTACTTCCATATCCAGACCAAAGACATGGTGCACATGCGCTAGAGCAATTACTCTGGTTTTGTCAGATAGTGCTTCTTTGATGCTTTTGAGGTCGTAGTCGCCGACTTCGTGGATATCAAAATGTTTGATTACTATGGCTTTGCCCTGCTCTTTGAGCAATGCCTGGACGTTATACCATGGCAGTACAGCTGATTTGTGGTCTTTAGGACAAAGCAAGACCTCGTCACCATCTTGGAGATTATGGAGAGCCCAGGCATAGGTCACCATATTGAGACTCTCAGTAGCACCAGAGGTAAAGACTACTTGCTCTTTATCGGCTGATATAAAGTCGGCGATTTTTTTGCGGCTGTCATTGATAGCGCTCTCCAGCTGACTACTCCAGCTATATGAGGCACGTCCTGCATTGGCACATTGATTTTGGTAGTAGTCGCTAATTGCATCTAGTACCACCTGTGGTTTTTGGGTGGTGGCGGCATTATCAAAATAAATCAAGTCTGGATGTTTAGCAAACAAGGGGAAGTCGGCTTTGCATGTTTTTGCATCAAAGCCAACTTCTGTTTGTTTGTTGCTATCAATCGAGCACTGCATTCTAGCTACCTGTACCCACAAGCAATCTACGTCCGCCCGCTTGTTTGGATTTTTCGGTGGTCATGCCAGCATCTCTCCAGGCGACAAAGCCACCGGTCAAGCTA contains the following coding sequences:
- a CDS encoding class I SAM-dependent methyltransferase, which translates into the protein MPEKARQETIAYHEDYYARHALFDSDSWLARPDQDMMSLAAKNRLYWRLLSNQKPLQILDLGAGVGRNAVPLAQYLQANEIIAQIDCFDVLDSSIDLLEQNSTRYGVDKYINTRVIDNDCVVIEPESYDLILAISVIEHCQGLNKVTRLLSELARGVRKNGYCQIEITTDRSLIDLDTKECLPTAVETPMTEEQVQKLLKEAFKDLNIIKMSSFEYHEDLIKDGKEVHWSSRQTAFLAGR
- a CDS encoding class I SAM-dependent methyltransferase, translated to MHRTIRQARRLGQGTAKDYLQSMRLWTNFFAVSGAEVKMMQRHKNLEGQDILEVGCGNGRLALKLADLAKSVMGIDIDKRLIDFATDYASASNIDNLTFKEMSITEPDLTTFGEKSFDVIVMPWMLHMVPDRTAALKQAKALLKPGGTLFVFALYGDCDYDRIARHFIPSRDREMQPGTLYEMPLKEVFGQFNLELLPHDNTDFSFVFPDCGVTAEAFTFAFSNWYDTSLKDLDKSRLRRIIQQYSLGNHIELKTRGALYMAANS
- a CDS encoding transcriptional repressor, whose translation is MITSRLTGTRKTLPKGAKMVLQELSEAREIVSAKELAFRMKLKSPVAAPGLTTVYRSLELLTRLGLVQELVRNEEKQDEMVRPGEKQHHLVCKSCNQHTRMSNTAKNGSGQILKEKLLEEEIYRDYGFAVSNHVLEIFGTCRQCNDKQPHKLNAAQSFEHLSSR
- a CDS encoding NAD(P)/FAD-dependent oxidoreductase, which translates into the protein MKGVSETKVAIIGAGINGLVAAAYLGRAGFDVTVFEKNKQTGGLCVNEKPFANSDISVSSVASYFGMMRPEIAEELNLTELGMQPYLTDPVEIVLLPDGEYVSYPREGSAAMHVEGLTEADKKGWLEFWGDIQKAAAIVNPRYLKPINSDDYQKLLLEAGLDKIASTIFKGSLLDLAGMYFSADSFKAVAATCTPGFANLPGSVFGCIHHGTASTLGIFGAWGQVKGGMGKVTQAVEQSCKNNGVKILTDKAVKQLIIEGERVKQIETIDGQKHDFDIVICASDLHTLFLKLIEPEYVPSGIQAYLRANQPKVSAAKLHYLLKDLPELTTLKSIGHNHKGVLVIAPKVDQVIKASATVPKGILPKDLMLTMAFPTLEDELVYGAETDKKKQVLTVDVHFVPAYLQDKDNAQKLREWTETDDAHLSATVIDIISQYAPGFGELIIDSYIVSPNKLKSHFNNLSLSCWHMPMSQDFSFENRTLPTYPHYHTPFENLYICGAGTYPGGNVTGANGHNLARLLQNAYSLQAQPA
- a CDS encoding aminotransferase class V-fold PLP-dependent enzyme translates to MQCSIDSNKQTEVGFDAKTCKADFPLFAKHPDLIYFDNAATTQKPQVVLDAISDYYQNQCANAGRASYSWSSQLESAINDSRKKIADFISADKEQVVFTSGATESLNMVTYAWALHNLQDGDEVLLCPKDHKSAVLPWYNVQALLKEQGKAIVIKHFDIHEVGDYDLKSIKEALSDKTRVIALAHVHHVFGLDMEVTEIRQIVGPDVVISLDASQSVGHTEVNAELLPVDFISFSGHKMFAAPGVGVLYINPRLNGQIKPFKLGGKSKASLGQDQYTIKHDNMAELLESGTQNIPAILSLAKAADYIDSIGIDNIESHISELTVYLWQRLKELPGIEFAPGIGICGCFHGWGILSFRFEQLSSSDLSFALDEDKIFVRSGDHCTYLSEQAESQDDFIRVSMHLYNDKDDVDQFVDVLASCTG